Proteins from one Gimesia maris genomic window:
- a CDS encoding carboxypeptidase regulatory-like domain-containing protein: MIWNTLLDPALSGRLCLTLLHSIWQVSLLIGVLWLVERCWQKNNVERYYVLYVTALLFAVLALPVTFALVDQTPTEPVAARVTPARTEALPSLADMRPVAPVQTSPVISEPLPATKSQFIEQQTTRSAIDLFPEDSKASPARRSQVWLWLAPWIVACYVAGVALMLFRLLISSIRVQRLGATAERISAGPLVNSLRHLAQTWSLKVVPVLACSEQILVPRVTGILRPMILLPASAISGLTTDELELILAHELAHIRRFDLWINLLQRFTEAILFFNPALWYLNHRINMLREYCCDEMTCQLKLDSTSTFESRVNYATALLHVAELAKRSMSSNDLTTLAASGKSPSEIRRRVARLFGESLQEPLPVSRGGLCGLLILGAALAIVGLISPSTAQTSTPGNEQKQQTETKPAPQKKPVLHGHITDTKGKPIPDVEVQLYSGVATRFRGQKTTTDADGKYRFDPLKTGTAIILDDTPEDKRAYQHFGVQFQHPEYVPADGQSWRDLSLQLKEPYQEEFNLKMTRGGFIKGTVVDPQTGKPMPDLDLRIGNSFFLKDKRKTFMVYATTDEAGQFTTAPLFPGKYLIEINNVHFQGRYRYPKIGSARVEADKTTELKLTSDLAKMFQDPFHITGDAVVKDGQSITGGRVEMRLVNSKNKMRNQEGVINRLDNFGLQFGPVERGEVSEKSPYGVGTHDVELFCKYQRMGYKLVSRRPSEPLRITDDPDMPFLKDGIRYIRPNESINFMLVFAPDKDMMRQFQLSVVDSAGKPVPDTTVEIRSGPAPTADQIIKGEFLRDATYGPFVKTNDKGELRFRMTHHLKRFNLSIKKPGYAPYWASWPVDSIPDKFTAMLDKGWTVGGIIVDEAGKPIAGAKVSPSVDFKKRPGDTSQLGVGTKIKTDAHGRWQFDYVPASKAEVYLSVDHPDYRPWRKRVARSEFEVKANASPTAQITLEQGLNITGSVTDEKGKPIAGALVRTKFMNDIRKATTDEFGVYLITGCEPRVTRVAVSANGRAPEVQDVRVEPDMTPVDFSLKPGGKVHVRVVDENGNGIPKARIFFQSWRGKWVNNFEFDDVNQYADENGVWEWDEAPLDSFKVDICRPGGMQLTNQKLLARKKEYVFQPPKALVISGSVVDAKTKQPVKKFRVTPGVQRDDSTSSLFWNTSYSFEASDGKYLIRITRDEPAHFVRIEADGYEVATSRAFKPDEESVPFDFALKPAKDIAATILTADGKPAAEAEIAVGIEGSQIMIKNGRIRNISTYATQFKSDAKGFFSIPPRTEPFQLIILHPDGFAHLKSEAGPIPDPVKLTPWARLEGTFRVGKDIAPHVDLTLFGNGFNLYGDKEPHIHTETETKSDENGRFVFNRVFPGKCRVGREITMMANEGTSEVTSSHREKVELFAGKTTTLNLGGTGRRIVGQLAPATGYTGRVIWNLNLLQLQGTLPPPPEPLTKAEDFKDPERYEAWRLAYEQHLQLQTDNTYFSASIGDDGAFHIDDVPPGNYDLKMWLHDNPAGKLKDVHVYVPPSDGKNATKPIDLGILTLEKK, translated from the coding sequence ATGATCTGGAATACGCTTCTCGATCCCGCTTTAAGCGGCCGCCTCTGTCTGACGCTGCTGCATTCCATCTGGCAGGTCTCCCTGCTGATCGGCGTGCTCTGGCTCGTGGAGCGCTGCTGGCAGAAAAATAACGTAGAACGATATTATGTACTCTACGTCACGGCTCTGCTGTTCGCCGTGCTGGCGCTCCCCGTGACATTCGCTCTCGTTGATCAGACTCCGACTGAACCCGTGGCAGCCCGCGTGACTCCAGCGAGAACAGAGGCGTTGCCTTCCCTCGCCGACATGCGCCCTGTCGCGCCGGTTCAAACCAGTCCCGTTATTTCAGAGCCACTACCCGCTACGAAATCCCAGTTCATTGAGCAGCAGACAACACGCTCCGCCATTGATCTTTTCCCCGAAGATTCCAAGGCGTCTCCCGCAAGACGATCACAGGTTTGGCTTTGGCTGGCTCCCTGGATCGTCGCCTGCTACGTCGCGGGAGTCGCCTTGATGTTGTTCCGCCTGTTGATCTCCAGTATCCGCGTACAGCGACTCGGCGCGACAGCCGAACGGATCTCTGCGGGGCCGCTCGTCAATTCATTACGCCACCTTGCTCAGACATGGTCGTTGAAAGTGGTTCCGGTACTGGCCTGTAGCGAACAGATTCTAGTGCCTCGCGTGACAGGTATTCTGCGACCGATGATCCTGCTGCCCGCTTCTGCCATCAGTGGACTCACCACTGACGAGCTGGAACTGATCCTCGCGCACGAACTGGCTCACATCCGCCGTTTCGATTTGTGGATCAATCTGCTGCAGCGGTTTACGGAAGCGATTCTGTTTTTCAATCCCGCGCTCTGGTATCTGAATCACCGGATCAACATGCTGCGGGAATACTGTTGTGATGAAATGACATGCCAGCTGAAACTCGATTCCACTTCCACATTCGAATCGCGTGTGAATTATGCCACAGCGCTGCTGCATGTCGCGGAACTGGCGAAACGCAGTATGTCCAGCAACGATCTGACGACACTGGCTGCCAGTGGCAAGTCTCCTTCAGAAATCCGCCGTCGCGTGGCCCGGCTGTTCGGTGAATCCCTGCAGGAGCCCCTGCCGGTCTCGCGCGGCGGCTTATGCGGGCTGTTGATTCTGGGAGCGGCTCTGGCGATTGTCGGCCTGATTTCTCCCTCCACGGCGCAGACGAGCACACCAGGGAACGAACAGAAGCAACAAACTGAGACAAAACCTGCCCCTCAGAAAAAACCGGTTTTGCATGGCCATATTACCGACACCAAAGGAAAGCCGATCCCGGATGTAGAGGTCCAGCTCTACAGTGGCGTGGCGACACGGTTTCGCGGTCAGAAAACAACCACGGATGCGGACGGCAAATATCGGTTTGACCCTCTTAAGACAGGGACTGCGATCATACTTGATGATACGCCTGAAGATAAGCGTGCTTATCAACACTTCGGCGTGCAGTTCCAACATCCTGAGTATGTACCCGCCGATGGCCAGTCGTGGCGGGATCTTTCTCTGCAGCTGAAAGAACCATATCAGGAAGAATTCAATCTGAAAATGACGCGCGGCGGTTTCATTAAGGGAACTGTCGTCGATCCTCAAACCGGCAAACCGATGCCTGACCTGGATCTGAGAATTGGAAATTCATTCTTCCTGAAGGACAAACGCAAGACGTTTATGGTTTACGCCACGACTGACGAAGCTGGGCAGTTTACGACCGCGCCCCTGTTCCCGGGGAAATACCTGATCGAAATTAACAACGTTCATTTTCAAGGCAGATATCGCTACCCTAAAATCGGCAGTGCCAGAGTAGAAGCCGATAAAACGACTGAATTGAAACTGACCAGCGACTTGGCAAAAATGTTCCAGGATCCGTTTCATATCACTGGTGATGCCGTAGTCAAAGATGGTCAATCAATAACCGGCGGGCGCGTTGAAATGCGGCTCGTCAACAGTAAAAATAAAATGCGAAACCAGGAAGGTGTCATCAATCGGCTCGATAATTTCGGTCTGCAGTTCGGCCCGGTCGAGCGTGGTGAGGTTTCCGAAAAATCCCCTTATGGCGTAGGAACACACGATGTAGAGCTATTCTGCAAATATCAGCGTATGGGTTACAAACTCGTGAGCCGCAGACCTTCCGAACCGCTGCGTATCACAGACGATCCAGATATGCCTTTTCTCAAAGACGGCATCCGATACATTCGCCCCAATGAATCCATCAACTTTATGCTGGTCTTCGCGCCCGACAAAGACATGATGCGGCAGTTTCAATTGAGCGTCGTTGACTCGGCTGGCAAACCGGTGCCTGATACGACCGTCGAAATCCGCAGTGGTCCCGCTCCCACGGCCGATCAGATCATCAAAGGTGAGTTCCTGCGAGACGCGACCTATGGACCGTTTGTGAAAACGAACGACAAAGGCGAACTCCGCTTTCGCATGACTCATCACCTGAAACGCTTCAACCTCAGTATCAAAAAGCCCGGTTATGCACCCTACTGGGCCAGCTGGCCTGTGGACAGCATCCCGGATAAATTTACAGCGATGCTGGATAAAGGCTGGACGGTAGGCGGCATCATTGTTGACGAAGCAGGGAAACCGATCGCAGGCGCAAAAGTTTCGCCCAGCGTAGATTTCAAAAAACGGCCCGGCGATACCAGTCAGTTAGGTGTTGGTACGAAAATCAAAACCGATGCCCACGGTCGCTGGCAGTTTGATTATGTCCCCGCTTCCAAAGCAGAAGTGTATCTTTCCGTAGATCACCCCGACTATCGTCCCTGGCGAAAACGTGTGGCCCGCAGTGAATTTGAAGTGAAAGCCAATGCCAGTCCCACTGCACAAATCACATTGGAGCAGGGATTGAATATCACGGGTAGCGTGACGGATGAGAAAGGTAAACCCATCGCCGGCGCGCTGGTCCGCACGAAGTTCATGAATGACATTCGCAAAGCGACCACAGATGAGTTTGGCGTCTACCTGATCACCGGCTGCGAACCCCGGGTGACACGCGTCGCCGTTTCCGCGAATGGTCGTGCTCCGGAAGTTCAGGATGTGCGCGTGGAACCTGATATGACCCCAGTTGACTTCTCACTGAAGCCGGGCGGAAAAGTTCACGTGCGTGTGGTCGATGAAAATGGGAACGGCATCCCCAAAGCACGCATCTTTTTTCAAAGCTGGCGGGGGAAGTGGGTTAATAATTTTGAGTTCGATGATGTGAACCAGTACGCCGATGAAAATGGTGTCTGGGAATGGGACGAAGCGCCCCTCGATTCATTCAAGGTGGATATCTGCCGCCCTGGCGGGATGCAACTCACCAATCAGAAATTGCTGGCACGTAAAAAAGAATATGTGTTCCAACCACCCAAAGCGTTAGTGATTTCAGGAAGTGTCGTCGACGCGAAGACAAAACAGCCTGTCAAAAAGTTCCGCGTCACACCCGGAGTTCAAAGAGACGATTCAACGTCCAGCCTGTTCTGGAATACGTCTTACAGTTTTGAAGCCTCTGATGGCAAATACCTGATTCGCATTACGCGTGACGAGCCGGCCCACTTTGTACGAATTGAAGCAGACGGTTATGAGGTCGCTACTTCACGTGCTTTCAAACCCGACGAGGAAAGTGTGCCGTTCGATTTCGCTTTGAAACCTGCAAAAGATATTGCCGCCACCATTCTGACAGCAGACGGTAAACCCGCCGCGGAGGCAGAAATTGCCGTCGGGATAGAGGGTTCTCAGATCATGATCAAAAACGGCAGGATCCGCAACATTTCGACGTATGCCACGCAGTTCAAATCTGACGCCAAAGGCTTCTTCAGTATTCCGCCCCGAACGGAACCCTTTCAACTGATCATTCTGCATCCAGATGGCTTCGCACACCTCAAGTCGGAAGCAGGTCCGATTCCCGATCCCGTCAAGCTCACTCCCTGGGCGCGACTGGAAGGAACATTCCGCGTGGGGAAGGACATCGCCCCGCATGTCGACCTGACGCTGTTTGGTAACGGCTTCAATCTCTACGGCGACAAAGAGCCGCATATTCACACAGAGACTGAAACCAAATCCGATGAAAACGGCCGTTTCGTTTTTAACCGGGTCTTTCCCGGCAAATGCCGCGTGGGACGTGAAATCACAATGATGGCGAATGAGGGAACGAGCGAGGTGACATCGTCACATCGGGAAAAGGTAGAATTATTCGCAGGAAAAACCACGACCCTCAATCTGGGGGGTACAGGGCGGCGGATCGTCGGTCAACTGGCGCCCGCTACCGGTTATACCGGCAGGGTCATCTGGAATTTGAATTTGCTCCAACTCCAAGGCACTCTCCCACCCCCACCAGAACCGCTGACTAAAGCAGAGGATTTCAAAGATCCTGAGCGGTACGAAGCCTGGCGTCTTGCGTATGAACAGCACCTGCAGCTGCAGACAGACAACACTTACTTCTCAGCCAGTATCGGCGACGACGGTGCATTTCACATCGACGATGTGCCACCAGGAAACTATGATTTAAAGATGTGGTTGCATGACAATCCCGCTGGCAAATTGAAAGACGTTCATGTTTACGTACCACCGTCCGATGGGAAGAATGCAACAAAGCCCATCGATCTGGGTATACTGACACTGGAGAAAAAATAA
- a CDS encoding BlaI/MecI/CopY family transcriptional regulator produces the protein MARPGSEHPTELELEILKILWDEAPLPVRDVRARLEAQAARPLAHSSVITTLNIMYHKGFVKRKKDGKSFLFSPKLQKKAVTGGILGDLLSRVFDGSSSALVMNLIETVDLDSEELAALRKLIARKAKEQQQ, from the coding sequence ATGGCGCGACCCGGATCTGAACACCCGACCGAACTGGAACTGGAAATCCTGAAGATCCTCTGGGACGAGGCGCCGCTGCCCGTGCGAGATGTGCGGGCGCGGCTCGAAGCGCAGGCCGCACGACCGCTGGCACACAGTTCCGTAATCACGACGCTTAACATCATGTATCACAAGGGGTTCGTGAAACGGAAAAAGGATGGCAAGTCGTTCCTGTTTTCGCCGAAGCTGCAGAAAAAAGCGGTGACCGGCGGCATCCTGGGAGATCTGTTATCGCGGGTGTTTGATGGTTCCTCATCGGCTCTGGTCATGAACCTGATTGAGACGGTCGACCTGGATTCCGAAGAACTCGCGGCACTCCGCAAGCTCATTGCCCGCAAAGCAAAGGAGCAACAGCAATGA
- a CDS encoding alpha/beta hydrolase, with amino-acid sequence MMHHRYEFTLTWILLIPFSISVSFSAEPEAILKDSFETGTKAPEEWQTGFNVPGVRYVYDKGRGKTGDRSLSLQKSARRYFPIAQWYRLLPYQGEKQNLQVQCEVRAEQTSKAIIDVLFLDENKKSLGHQWLSYIGAKESGESPVSHDWKNYTGSAEIPENTKQIVIGLQIYGPGKVWFDDLEVTLTGESAPVKPEKKEHAIEIPLNGETGEYLLITPQDKSDNEKPHALLIVLPGGDGSADFHPFVKRIFENALSDDFVLAQPIAKKWTADPKVVWPTKNSQTAKVKYTTEELIAAVIKDVSGKQKIDSRRIYLLAWSSGGPAAYATLLQKETDIDGALIAMSVFKPDQLPDIANAKQRSLYLLHSPDDKVCPHRMAKAARDTFKKTNVRATLVDYPGGHGWKGNVYGNIRQGINWLEKAD; translated from the coding sequence ATGATGCATCACAGATATGAGTTCACTTTAACCTGGATCTTACTCATCCCGTTCAGCATCAGTGTTTCTTTTTCCGCGGAACCGGAGGCAATTCTCAAGGACAGTTTCGAAACCGGAACCAAAGCACCCGAAGAGTGGCAGACCGGCTTTAATGTGCCCGGGGTCAGGTATGTCTATGATAAGGGGCGTGGAAAAACAGGAGACCGCAGTCTCTCGCTGCAAAAATCCGCCCGCCGCTATTTTCCGATCGCACAGTGGTACCGCCTGCTCCCTTATCAAGGTGAGAAACAGAATCTTCAGGTCCAGTGTGAAGTGCGGGCGGAACAGACCAGCAAAGCCATTATCGACGTGCTATTCCTGGATGAGAACAAAAAAAGTCTCGGCCATCAATGGCTCAGCTACATCGGCGCGAAAGAGTCCGGCGAGTCTCCCGTCAGTCATGACTGGAAAAACTATACCGGCTCTGCAGAGATCCCGGAAAATACGAAGCAGATTGTGATCGGCTTGCAGATCTACGGACCGGGGAAAGTCTGGTTTGATGACCTGGAAGTGACGCTGACCGGCGAATCAGCGCCTGTGAAACCCGAAAAAAAAGAGCACGCAATTGAGATCCCGCTCAACGGAGAAACCGGAGAGTATCTGCTGATCACGCCTCAAGACAAATCTGATAACGAAAAACCGCACGCACTGCTGATCGTACTTCCCGGCGGTGACGGTTCGGCCGATTTTCATCCCTTTGTGAAGCGAATTTTCGAAAATGCCTTGAGTGATGACTTCGTACTGGCACAACCGATCGCGAAAAAATGGACCGCTGATCCCAAAGTCGTCTGGCCGACAAAAAACAGTCAGACTGCAAAGGTCAAATACACGACAGAAGAACTGATCGCTGCCGTGATCAAAGATGTCAGCGGAAAACAGAAGATCGATTCCAGACGAATTTATCTGCTGGCCTGGTCTTCAGGAGGTCCCGCAGCGTACGCGACGCTGCTGCAAAAAGAAACCGACATTGACGGTGCGCTGATTGCCATGTCCGTCTTTAAGCCAGACCAGCTCCCTGATATCGCCAATGCAAAACAGCGCAGTCTCTATCTGCTGCATTCCCCCGACGACAAAGTCTGCCCTCACCGCATGGCGAAAGCAGCCCGCGATACATTCAAGAAGACAAACGTCCGCGCCACACTGGTCGACTATCCCGGCGGGCACGGCTGGAAAGGAAACGTCTACGGCAATATTCGCCAGGGTATCAACTGGCTTGAAAAAGCAGACTGA